The DNA sequence ATGTCGCTCGGGCACAAGATGGAGCCTGTTGAGGATGGGGCGCCAATGCGCAGCTTCGCGATAGTGCTGGTATCGACGATTTTCGGCTCCATGGTGCCCATAATTCCGTTCATATTCCTGTCCAAACACATACTTCTGGGCGCGATTGTATCCGTGGCCTTGAGCGGGTGCGTGCTTTTCATGATAGGGTATTATGAGGCAAAGAAGACGGTAGGATCTGTATGGCGCAGCGGAATGCGCATGCTGATAATAGGGTTGACTGCAGGTTTTGCAGGATACCTGATAGGACATTTCATAGGAGCCATATGAGCCACAAGGAGCGATCCCGGGGCGTTTTTCAATGGAAGCAAGATTGTGCCGCTATTGCAGGGCATACGATATAAATATATCATTATCCATGCTAATGTTTGGATGGCAAATGCTAAAAAATCAGACGAGCCAGTAGAAATCATAGGATACGGGGAGCCCCCAGGCAAGAAAGTCTTGGACGTTCTGGATAGATTGTACAACGGGGAGCTGAACAGTAAGTATCCGCTGCTCAACAGGGCGCTTAATGTCGTATCCAATGCCAATTTCCTTGATGCAGCGCTCATAGCCCTGGCATTCCTGGCAACTGTCACGGCATTCGGGTTTTATCCTGCAGTAATAGCCCTCATATTGATAATAGCGCTGTTTGCGGTGACGCTTCGCAAGCCATTCCTGGGACTTATCCTGTTTACGCTCATAGCTTTTCCCATATACATGTACCAGGTGCCCGTGCTTGCGTGGGCTTTTCTAGCTGGTGCCGCGTTCATGCTCATATACGGGTACATACACTACAGGGTTGCGGCGTTCATATACGCCCTGACTGCGCTTGCGTTCTCCCCATTGGGATACATATTCGAGATTCCGATGCTGCTGTTCTGCATACTCATAATAGGCAACAAAAGAACCGCGATTGTCGTCGTGGTGACTTTCGTGCTCGTCCTGATGCTTTCGGCAGTTACTGGGGTGCAGAACACAGGCTACATAGCGTATAACGCCGGTAGCGGGCACAGCGCAATTGCAGGCATATACGAAAACCAGGCATTGGGAATAAAGCAGGGATTCACGGTATTTAATTTCGGCCCAGGGATCGCTGCAACCCTGTCAGGCTTCATGAGCGATCAAGTCACTTCGCAGATTGCGTATTTCTTCAGCTCGATAGCAAGGATACTGATTGCAAATCCGATTGGATACATAATCCAGATAGGGCTTATTGCCGCGGTGATATTCGCAGCAGATTGGTATGTGTATTCAAGCAGGTCGAAATACAGGGGAACTGTTGCAAGCCTGTTCGGGATCGTTTATCCCGTATCATTCATAGCCTTGGCCGGGTTCATAGGCATAGGTACTGACTACTTCATGCCTTTCCTCAGCTTTATTGTAGCCCCGCTGGCGCTCTACTTTGCTGAGTACTACAACATCAACACCGTATTGTCGCTAGAGGTAAAGAAGAACGACATAAGGATGAAGTTCGGCGAGCAGTTCAGCGACATAAAAAACAACGCCTATGAAAGTTTTGACGACATAGGCAATTATGAATCGATAAAAAGGGAGCTTAAGGAAACGGTGATATCCCCGATAGAGGAAAAGAACGCATCAAGGACTTACAGCGTAAACCCCGCGAAGGGCATACTGTTCTTCGGGCCCCCGGGAACAGGCAAGACTATGATGATGCGCGCCCTTGCTAACGAGATACATGCCGGTTTCTATTATGTGAAGGCTACAACTCTTGTCTCGAGCAACATCGGCGAATCCGAGCGGCAGATATCTGGCCTATTCAACACCGCAAAGAGGAATGCACCCTGCATATTGTTCTTCGACGAGATAGACTCGCTCGCGATAAGCAGGGAGAGCGCGGGAATAGACAACATACACAGGAGGGTGTTGTCGCAGCTACTTGTCGAGATGGACGGGTTCCAGAAAGTTGGCAACGTGATAATAGTCGGCGCGACCAACAGGCCGGACCTGCTTGACAAGGCGATAATAAGGCCGGGAAGGTTCGACAAGATAATATACATGCCGCTCCCGGATGCGGAAGGGAGGAGGAAGATATTCGAGATCTATCTTGGCAGGTTGCCGGTTTCTGATGATGTGGACCTCAACGAGCTTGCAAAGAAAACAGAGAGGTACTCCGGAGCAGACATAAAGGCGGTGTGCGAGAATGCTGCAAAGCTTGTGCCTGGCGCAGGAAAAACAGTAAAAATAACCAGGCAGGAGCT is a window from the Candidatus Micrarchaeota archaeon genome containing:
- a CDS encoding AAA family ATPase: MANAKKSDEPVEIIGYGEPPGKKVLDVLDRLYNGELNSKYPLLNRALNVVSNANFLDAALIALAFLATVTAFGFYPAVIALILIIALFAVTLRKPFLGLILFTLIAFPIYMYQVPVLAWAFLAGAAFMLIYGYIHYRVAAFIYALTALAFSPLGYIFEIPMLLFCILIIGNKRTAIVVVVTFVLVLMLSAVTGVQNTGYIAYNAGSGHSAIAGIYENQALGIKQGFTVFNFGPGIAATLSGFMSDQVTSQIAYFFSSIARILIANPIGYIIQIGLIAAVIFAADWYVYSSRSKYRGTVASLFGIVYPVSFIALAGFIGIGTDYFMPFLSFIVAPLALYFAEYYNINTVLSLEVKKNDIRMKFGEQFSDIKNNAYESFDDIGNYESIKRELKETVISPIEEKNASRTYSVNPAKGILFFGPPGTGKTMMMRALANEIHAGFYYVKATTLVSSNIGESERQISGLFNTAKRNAPCILFFDEIDSLAISRESAGIDNIHRRVLSQLLVEMDGFQKVGNVIIVGATNRPDLLDKAIIRPGRFDKIIYMPLPDAEGRRKIFEIYLGRLPVSDDVDLNELAKKTERYSGADIKAVCENAAKLVPGAGKTVKITRQELSKIIKATKPSTSIAQLESYKKFKLDFERSIFQEAGEEAKENISLDDIVGNTQAKRVIKETIEIPLLNPELSKKYDIKPINGLLMFGPPGTGKTMLMKAISNSMKGVTMLELSGAELTKASSDSSTAKIKEVFNRARENAPAIVFLDEADSISPKRGSVNDGSSATGEILSQIDGINGITDVIIIGATNRPSAIDPALLRPGRFDKLIFVRPPEQQERSKLFSIYLSKVPLEPNIDFGVLGSETAGFTGADIENVCREAKIKALKRELSTGSDGKITMEILLSTIRATKPSAPDSVLSEYKAFVDKYGER